The proteins below come from a single Nocardioides eburneiflavus genomic window:
- a CDS encoding 2-hydroxyacid dehydrogenase, with translation MTTDTQHPVRVVQLGGLMPFVREWLLERYAAPGLADLDDPAGVEVAVVGGGAPAGAAEMDALPDLRAIVNFGVGYDNVDVAEARRRGIVVSNTPDVLTDAVADLAAFLVVDVLRGITAADRFVRSGAWARGEQVPLTRDVRGAVVGVLGLGRIGTAAAQRLEAFGAVVHYHSRSPKDVAWTYHPSPAELAAASDVLVVLTPGGAGTDGLVDAAVLDALGPEGFLVNVSRGSVVDEDALVAALEAGRIAGAGLDVFADEPHVPAALLEREDVVLLPHVGSATTQTREAMGRLVLDNVDAFLERGGLVTPVG, from the coding sequence GTGACGACTGACACCCAGCACCCGGTCCGTGTCGTGCAGCTCGGAGGGCTGATGCCCTTCGTCCGCGAGTGGCTCCTCGAGAGGTACGCCGCGCCGGGGCTGGCCGACCTCGACGACCCGGCGGGGGTCGAGGTCGCCGTCGTGGGCGGCGGTGCGCCGGCCGGCGCGGCCGAGATGGACGCGCTGCCCGACCTGCGCGCGATCGTGAACTTCGGCGTCGGCTACGACAACGTCGACGTCGCCGAGGCGCGCCGCCGCGGCATCGTCGTCTCCAACACCCCCGACGTCCTGACCGACGCGGTGGCGGACCTCGCAGCCTTCCTCGTGGTCGACGTGCTGCGTGGCATCACCGCCGCCGACCGGTTCGTACGCAGCGGGGCGTGGGCGCGTGGCGAGCAGGTGCCGCTGACCCGCGACGTACGCGGGGCCGTGGTCGGCGTGCTGGGGCTGGGGCGCATCGGCACGGCCGCTGCCCAGCGGCTGGAGGCCTTCGGCGCGGTGGTCCACTACCACTCGCGCAGCCCGAAGGACGTCGCGTGGACCTACCACCCGAGCCCGGCCGAGCTGGCCGCAGCGAGCGACGTGCTGGTCGTCCTCACGCCAGGTGGTGCGGGCACCGACGGCCTCGTGGACGCCGCCGTGCTCGACGCGCTCGGGCCCGAGGGCTTCCTCGTCAACGTCTCGCGCGGCTCGGTCGTCGACGAGGACGCGCTCGTCGCCGCCCTGGAGGCGGGCCGCATCGCCGGTGCCGGGCTCGACGTCTTCGCCGACGAGCCGCACGTGCCCGCAGCGTTGCTGGAGCGCGAGGACGTCGTGCTGCTGCCGCATGTCGGCAGCGCGACGACCCAGACGCGCGAGGCGATGGGTCGGCTCGTGCTGGACAACGTCGACGCCTTCCTCGAGCGCGGCGGGCTGGTGACCCCGGTCGGGTGA
- a CDS encoding CPBP family intramembrane glutamic endopeptidase produces MTTTTDVRPWWRLRDTPVPGGVPDLAKALLWTELALVLLVSLGRSAVYSIVSIISALTAPGPLSAQAANLNNSLAPDRPWLDLTYQLLRIAFALVPVALAAYLLVRSGTRLKEVWARDGGWSTLGDWGRGALLAAGVGSVGVVFYLATYALGTNLTVVAQSLPGEWWQVPVLVLAAAENAVLEELVVLGFVQVRLRQIGFGDTAAIGLAALLRGSYHLYQGLGGFVGNLAMGLLFGWLFRRWGRVMPFVVAHTLLDVGAFVGYAALAGRVDWLPTL; encoded by the coding sequence GTGACGACGACCACCGACGTACGCCCGTGGTGGCGGCTGCGGGACACCCCGGTCCCCGGCGGCGTCCCCGACCTGGCGAAGGCGCTGCTGTGGACCGAGCTCGCGCTCGTGCTGCTGGTCTCGCTCGGCCGGTCGGCCGTCTACTCCATCGTCAGCATCATCTCGGCGCTGACCGCGCCCGGGCCGCTGTCGGCGCAGGCGGCGAACCTCAACAACTCGCTCGCCCCCGACCGGCCGTGGCTCGACCTGACCTACCAGCTGTTGCGGATCGCGTTCGCGCTCGTGCCGGTCGCCCTCGCGGCGTACCTCCTCGTCCGCTCCGGCACCCGGCTCAAGGAGGTGTGGGCGCGCGACGGCGGCTGGAGCACGCTCGGCGACTGGGGGCGCGGCGCGCTGCTCGCAGCCGGGGTGGGCTCGGTGGGCGTGGTGTTCTACCTCGCGACCTACGCCCTCGGGACCAACCTCACCGTCGTCGCGCAATCGCTGCCGGGGGAGTGGTGGCAGGTGCCGGTGCTCGTCCTCGCGGCCGCGGAGAACGCCGTGCTCGAGGAGCTCGTCGTGCTCGGCTTCGTGCAGGTGCGGCTGCGGCAGATCGGCTTCGGCGACACCGCGGCGATCGGCCTCGCGGCGCTGCTTCGAGGCAGCTACCACCTCTACCAGGGCCTCGGCGGCTTCGTCGGCAACCTCGCGATGGGGCTGCTCTTCGGCTGGCTCTTCCGGCGCTGGGGGCGGGTGATGCCCTTCGTGGTCGCGCACACGCTGCTCGACGTGGGCGCGTTCGTGGGGTACGCCGCGCTCGCCGGGCGGGTCGACTGGCTGCCGACCCTGTGA
- a CDS encoding SPW repeat domain-containing protein — MEKWTRWQLWAAAVAGAAAALSPLVIEMDDTATWTMVILGIVTAVVALGAMAEAEEKMSGYALVLLGALFVGSPWAMDIASTDNDVAVTAWIVGAVAVIAGLLTVPQVEERMHHRAIPH, encoded by the coding sequence ATGGAGAAGTGGACGCGATGGCAGCTCTGGGCGGCGGCAGTGGCCGGCGCCGCCGCAGCCCTGTCACCGCTCGTCATCGAGATGGACGACACCGCGACCTGGACGATGGTGATCCTGGGGATCGTCACCGCAGTGGTCGCGCTGGGCGCGATGGCCGAGGCCGAGGAGAAGATGAGCGGGTACGCCCTGGTGCTCCTCGGCGCGCTGTTCGTCGGGTCGCCGTGGGCGATGGACATCGCCAGCACCGACAACGACGTCGCCGTGACGGCATGGATCGTCGGTGCCGTCGCAGTGATCGCCGGCCTGCTGACCGTGCCCCAGGTCGAGGAGAGGATGCATCACCGCGCGATCCCGCACTAG
- a CDS encoding FAD-binding oxidoreductase has protein sequence MTDLLERLRTAVGDAHVLTEPADVAAYVVDWTGVHEGRALAVVRPGSTAEVAAVVRACAETRTPVVPQGGNTGLVGGGVPDASGTAVVLSLGRMRSVRDVDPVAGTITVDAGVVLADVQAAAEQAGRLFPMSLGSEGSCTIGGNLATNAGGTAVLRYGMTRELVLGLEVVLPDGRVWDGLRGLRKDNTGYDLTQLFVGSEGTLGVITGAILRLFPATPRHATAWVAVPSVGAAVSLLGTAQQHGGVHLSTFEIANRQAIDLVLAHLPGAVDPLAEPSDWYVLVELAGSASDEGLDTTLEALLGEAVDAGTATDAAIAGSPAQRSALWSLREGISEVQKVEGATLKHDVTLPIADLADWTEAMGPRLQEVLPGVRPVTYGHVGDGNLHYNLNAPVGRDDDLRAAAGDLTAAIYDAVAAAHGSISAEHGLGRTKAAAAAAYKSDVEVDLMRAVKQALDPAGLMNPGAVVPPA, from the coding sequence GTGACCGACCTGCTCGAGCGGCTGCGCACGGCCGTCGGCGACGCCCACGTCCTCACCGAGCCAGCCGACGTCGCGGCGTACGTCGTCGACTGGACCGGCGTCCACGAGGGGCGCGCGCTCGCGGTGGTGCGGCCCGGCTCGACGGCCGAGGTGGCCGCCGTCGTGCGCGCGTGCGCCGAGACCCGTACGCCGGTCGTCCCGCAGGGCGGCAACACCGGGCTGGTCGGTGGCGGGGTCCCGGACGCGTCGGGCACCGCGGTGGTGCTCTCGCTCGGGCGGATGCGGTCGGTGCGCGACGTCGACCCGGTCGCGGGCACGATCACCGTCGACGCGGGCGTCGTGCTCGCCGACGTGCAGGCCGCGGCCGAGCAGGCCGGGCGGCTCTTCCCCATGTCGCTGGGATCCGAGGGCAGCTGCACCATCGGCGGCAACCTCGCCACCAACGCCGGCGGCACCGCGGTGCTGCGTTACGGCATGACGCGGGAGCTGGTGCTCGGCCTCGAGGTGGTGCTGCCGGACGGCCGGGTGTGGGACGGGCTGCGCGGTCTCCGCAAGGACAACACCGGCTACGACCTGACCCAGCTCTTCGTCGGCTCCGAGGGCACGCTCGGCGTGATCACCGGCGCGATCCTGCGGCTGTTCCCGGCGACGCCCCGGCACGCCACCGCCTGGGTGGCGGTGCCGTCCGTCGGCGCGGCGGTCTCCCTGCTCGGCACCGCGCAGCAGCACGGTGGCGTGCACCTGTCGACCTTCGAGATCGCCAACCGGCAGGCGATCGACCTCGTCCTGGCCCACCTGCCCGGGGCGGTCGACCCGCTCGCGGAGCCGAGCGACTGGTACGTCCTGGTCGAGCTGGCCGGGTCCGCCTCCGACGAGGGCCTCGACACGACGCTCGAGGCGCTGCTCGGCGAGGCCGTCGACGCCGGCACGGCGACCGACGCGGCCATCGCGGGGAGCCCTGCCCAGCGCAGCGCCCTGTGGTCGCTGCGCGAGGGGATCTCCGAGGTGCAGAAGGTCGAGGGTGCGACCCTCAAGCACGACGTCACCCTGCCGATCGCCGACCTCGCCGACTGGACCGAGGCGATGGGCCCGAGGCTGCAGGAGGTCCTCCCCGGGGTCCGGCCGGTGACCTACGGCCACGTCGGCGACGGCAACCTCCACTACAACCTCAACGCGCCCGTGGGTCGCGACGACGACCTCCGGGCGGCGGCGGGCGACCTCACGGCGGCGATCTACGACGCGGTCGCGGCCGCCCACGGGTCGATCAGCGCCGAGCACGGCCTCGGCCGGACGAAGGCCGCGGCCGCCGCGGCGTACAAGTCCGACGTCGAGGTCGACCTGATGCGGGCGGTCAAGCAGGCCCTCGACCCCGCGGGCCTGATGAACCCCGGTGCCGTGGTGCCGCCCGCCTAG
- a CDS encoding AEC family transporter, whose product MDLLIGFTTILVVIAAGAALAHVGVLDRRSQRTLGEIAFFVASPALMVVTISRVELGAAAANLVASSVSLAACFAAYVVVARLRWRLDTGALLIGALSSSYVNAGNLGIAIAAYVVGDLTVVVPTLLVQMLVVQPAALIVLDRITGRGEGVRSAARRLVTNPLTVAAVAGLVLATTGWRLPAPLLSPLEMLAGAAIPLMLMSYGAALRLSPPIGRAGHNGEVVVATVLKMGVMPVVAWAVGVALGLDDRVLLGVVITAALPTAQNIFLHATRYRVGEDVARETILVTTLASLPAALLVAVLLG is encoded by the coding sequence ATGGACCTGCTGATCGGGTTCACCACGATCCTGGTCGTGATCGCCGCCGGTGCCGCGCTCGCGCACGTCGGGGTGCTCGACCGACGCTCGCAGCGCACGCTCGGCGAGATCGCGTTCTTCGTGGCGTCGCCGGCGCTGATGGTCGTCACGATCAGCCGGGTCGAGCTCGGTGCCGCGGCGGCCAACCTGGTCGCCTCGAGCGTGTCGCTCGCCGCCTGCTTCGCGGCGTACGTCGTGGTGGCGCGACTGCGCTGGCGCCTCGACACCGGGGCCCTGCTCATCGGCGCGCTCTCGTCGTCCTACGTCAACGCCGGCAACCTCGGCATCGCCATCGCGGCCTACGTCGTCGGCGACCTCACGGTCGTGGTGCCGACCCTGCTCGTCCAGATGCTCGTCGTGCAGCCGGCCGCGCTCATCGTGCTGGACCGGATCACCGGCCGCGGGGAGGGCGTACGCTCCGCCGCGCGCCGTCTCGTCACGAACCCGCTCACCGTCGCCGCCGTCGCCGGCCTCGTGCTCGCGACCACCGGCTGGCGGCTGCCGGCCCCGTTGCTGTCGCCGCTGGAGATGCTCGCCGGCGCGGCGATCCCGCTGATGCTGATGTCCTACGGCGCGGCCCTGCGGCTCAGCCCGCCCATCGGCCGCGCCGGCCACAACGGCGAGGTCGTCGTCGCCACCGTGCTCAAGATGGGCGTCATGCCGGTGGTCGCGTGGGCCGTCGGCGTCGCCCTCGGCCTCGACGACCGGGTGCTGCTCGGTGTCGTCATCACCGCGGCGCTGCCGACCGCGCAGAACATCTTCCTGCACGCCACCCGCTACCGCGTCGGGGAGGATGTCGCGCGGGAGACCATCCTGGTCACCACCCTGGCCTCGTTGCCCGCGGCGCTGCTCGTCGCGGTGCTGCTGGGCTGA
- a CDS encoding DoxX family protein — MKAQTLGRVVLGGFLVTAGVLHLTTQRDEFRAQVPDWFPVDEDLTVLGSGVVEIALGGAFVALPRHRRTVGALLAAFFVAIFPGNVAQYLEGTDAFGLDTDRARFVRLFFQPVLVLWALWAGGLLGRRRTGVEEEREREEVEIGE; from the coding sequence ATGAAGGCACAGACACTCGGCCGCGTCGTCCTCGGCGGCTTCCTTGTCACCGCCGGTGTGCTGCACCTGACCACGCAGCGCGACGAGTTCCGCGCGCAGGTGCCGGACTGGTTCCCCGTCGACGAGGACCTCACCGTGCTCGGGTCCGGCGTCGTCGAGATCGCGCTGGGCGGTGCGTTCGTGGCGCTGCCCCGGCACCGGCGTACGGTCGGCGCGCTGCTCGCGGCCTTCTTCGTCGCGATCTTCCCGGGCAACGTGGCGCAGTACCTCGAGGGCACCGACGCGTTCGGCCTCGACACCGATCGCGCGCGGTTCGTCCGGCTGTTCTTCCAGCCCGTCCTTGTCCTCTGGGCGCTGTGGGCCGGGGGCCTGCTCGGTCGCCGACGGACGGGCGTCGAGGAGGAGCGGGAGCGCGAAGAGGTCGAGATCGGCGAGTAG
- a CDS encoding TetR/AcrR family transcriptional regulator → MADDRRTRILDAAEELFAEDGFDATPTARVAEAARVPKGLVFYYFPRKIDLLLTLLQERLPVPTTDTVTDVVRRGDPAGSLLALHRRLGLDSHDSLVLRTIVFRESGTHEQVRDHLHRLRRSLVELTESALDQAVEWTLTKTLRRQAAETFVSVMLDHANARRAGGATPDVQGAAAVVALAVGASGPA, encoded by the coding sequence ATGGCCGACGACCGCCGCACGCGCATCCTCGACGCGGCCGAGGAGCTCTTCGCCGAGGACGGCTTCGACGCGACGCCCACGGCTCGCGTGGCGGAGGCCGCCAGGGTGCCCAAGGGCCTGGTCTTCTACTACTTCCCGCGCAAGATCGACCTGCTGCTCACCCTGCTGCAGGAGCGGCTGCCCGTGCCGACCACGGACACGGTCACCGACGTCGTACGTCGCGGGGACCCGGCCGGGTCGTTGCTCGCCCTGCACCGCCGCCTCGGACTCGACAGCCACGACTCCCTGGTGCTGCGGACCATCGTCTTCCGCGAGAGCGGCACGCACGAGCAGGTTCGCGACCACCTGCACCGGCTGCGTCGGTCGCTCGTGGAGCTGACCGAGTCGGCGCTGGACCAGGCGGTCGAGTGGACCCTGACGAAGACCCTGCGCCGCCAGGCCGCGGAGACCTTCGTGTCGGTCATGCTCGACCACGCCAACGCGCGCCGTGCCGGCGGTGCAACACCCGACGTGCAAGGCGCGGCTGCCGTCGTGGCGCTGGCCGTGGGGGCGTCCGGCCCGGCCTAG
- the clpB gene encoding ATP-dependent chaperone ClpB, with amino-acid sequence MSAFGAEKFTTRSREVVEAAQLAATTGGNTHTEPIHLLVALLKQEDGTSRSLVQKAGVDPATLLAQAERVQQQLPRATGSTVQQPSASAALTRVLASSLDLAGSMKDDYVATDHLLVATATVESPAQKVLADAGLTADGLREAITAVRGNRRVTSESAEASYESLEKYSVDLTQAAEDGRLDPVIGRDAEIRRVIQVLSRRTKNNPVLIGEPGVGKTAVVEGLAQRVVAGDVPDSLKGRRVLSLDLAAMVAGAKYRGEFEERLKAVLEEIKDAGGQVITFIDELHTVVGAGAGGDSAMDAGNMLKPMLARGELHMIGATTLDEYRERIEKDPALERRFQQVFVGEPSVEDTIQILRGIQEKYEAHHGVRITDAALVAAATLSDRYITGRQLPDKAIDLIDEASSRLRMEHESSPEEIDVLRRQVERLKMEEFALDKETDPASAERLEVLRKDLADKEEELRGLETRWEREKDQLQGEGELRRQLDQLKIEAEKKLREGDLAGASEIQYGQIPALEKQIAEVEKAEAADIEPLVGEEVGAEQIADVVEAWTGIPTGKMLQGETAKLLEMESVIGERLIGQAEAVTAVSDAVRRSRAGISDPNRPTGSFLFLGPTGTGKTELAKALADFLFDDERAIVRIDMSEYSEKHSVSRLVGAPPGYVGYDEGGQLTEAVRRRPYSVVLLDEVEKAHPEVFDILLQVLDDGRLTDGQGRTVDFRNTLLILTSNLGSHFLVDPILEPVAKKESVMGVVRAHFKPEFLNRLDEVVMFEALSKDDLAHIVDLQLALLEKRLAVRRITISVTDAARAWLAETGYDPAYGARPLRRLIQSAIGDPLARLLIAGQVTDGGAVTVDVGDDGLSLLAG; translated from the coding sequence TTGAGCGCGTTCGGTGCCGAGAAGTTCACCACCCGCAGCCGCGAGGTCGTCGAGGCTGCCCAGCTGGCCGCCACCACCGGCGGCAACACCCACACCGAGCCCATCCACCTGCTCGTCGCCCTGCTCAAGCAGGAGGACGGCACCAGCCGCAGCCTCGTGCAGAAGGCAGGCGTCGACCCGGCCACGCTGCTCGCGCAGGCCGAGCGCGTGCAGCAGCAGCTGCCCCGCGCCACCGGCTCGACCGTCCAGCAGCCCAGCGCGTCAGCGGCGCTGACCCGCGTCCTCGCCTCCTCCCTCGACCTCGCCGGGTCGATGAAGGACGACTACGTCGCCACCGACCACCTGCTCGTCGCGACCGCGACCGTCGAGTCGCCCGCCCAGAAGGTGCTCGCCGACGCCGGCCTCACCGCCGACGGCCTGCGCGAGGCGATCACCGCCGTCCGCGGCAACCGGCGCGTGACCAGCGAGTCCGCCGAGGCGTCGTACGAGTCGCTGGAGAAGTACTCCGTCGACCTCACCCAGGCTGCCGAGGACGGCCGGCTCGACCCGGTCATCGGCCGTGACGCCGAGATCCGCCGCGTCATCCAGGTGCTCTCGCGCCGCACCAAGAACAACCCCGTCCTCATCGGTGAGCCCGGCGTCGGCAAGACCGCCGTCGTCGAGGGGCTCGCCCAGCGCGTCGTCGCCGGCGACGTGCCCGACTCGCTCAAGGGCCGCCGCGTGCTGAGCCTCGACCTCGCCGCCATGGTCGCCGGTGCGAAGTACCGCGGCGAGTTCGAGGAGCGGCTCAAGGCCGTCCTCGAGGAGATCAAGGACGCCGGCGGGCAGGTCATCACCTTCATCGACGAGCTCCACACGGTCGTCGGCGCGGGTGCCGGCGGCGACTCCGCGATGGACGCCGGCAACATGCTCAAGCCGATGCTCGCTCGTGGCGAGCTGCACATGATCGGTGCGACCACGCTCGACGAGTACCGCGAGCGCATCGAGAAGGACCCCGCGCTCGAGCGCCGCTTCCAGCAGGTCTTCGTCGGCGAGCCCTCGGTCGAGGACACCATCCAGATCCTGCGCGGCATCCAGGAGAAGTACGAGGCCCACCACGGCGTACGCATCACCGACGCCGCGCTCGTCGCCGCCGCCACGCTGTCCGACCGCTACATCACCGGCCGCCAGCTGCCGGACAAGGCGATCGACCTCATCGACGAGGCGTCCTCGCGGCTGCGGATGGAGCACGAGTCCTCGCCCGAGGAGATCGACGTGCTGCGGCGCCAGGTCGAGCGGCTCAAGATGGAGGAGTTCGCGCTCGACAAGGAGACCGACCCCGCCTCGGCGGAGCGGCTCGAGGTGCTGCGCAAGGACCTCGCCGACAAGGAGGAGGAGCTGCGCGGGCTCGAGACCCGCTGGGAGCGCGAGAAGGACCAGCTCCAGGGCGAGGGCGAGCTGCGTCGCCAGCTCGACCAGCTCAAGATCGAGGCCGAGAAGAAGCTGCGCGAGGGTGACCTCGCCGGCGCCTCGGAGATCCAGTACGGCCAGATCCCGGCGCTCGAGAAGCAGATCGCCGAGGTCGAGAAGGCCGAGGCCGCCGACATCGAGCCGCTCGTCGGCGAGGAGGTCGGTGCGGAGCAGATCGCCGACGTCGTCGAGGCGTGGACCGGCATCCCCACCGGCAAGATGCTCCAGGGCGAGACCGCCAAGCTGCTGGAGATGGAGTCCGTCATCGGCGAGCGCCTCATCGGCCAGGCGGAGGCCGTGACCGCGGTCAGCGACGCCGTACGCCGCTCGCGAGCCGGCATCTCCGACCCCAACCGGCCGACCGGCTCGTTCCTGTTCCTCGGCCCCACCGGCACGGGCAAGACCGAGCTGGCGAAGGCGCTGGCCGACTTCCTCTTCGACGACGAGCGCGCGATCGTGCGCATCGACATGAGCGAGTACAGCGAGAAGCACTCGGTCTCGCGGCTCGTCGGGGCGCCTCCCGGCTACGTCGGCTACGACGAGGGCGGGCAGCTCACCGAGGCCGTACGCCGCCGGCCCTACAGCGTGGTGCTGCTCGACGAGGTCGAGAAGGCGCACCCGGAGGTCTTCGACATCCTGCTCCAGGTGCTCGACGACGGCCGGCTCACCGACGGGCAGGGCCGCACGGTCGACTTCCGCAACACGCTGCTGATCCTCACGTCCAACCTCGGCTCGCACTTCCTGGTCGACCCGATCCTCGAGCCGGTGGCCAAGAAGGAGTCGGTGATGGGCGTGGTGCGCGCGCACTTCAAGCCCGAGTTCCTCAACCGGCTCGACGAGGTCGTGATGTTCGAGGCGCTGTCCAAGGACGACCTCGCCCACATCGTCGACCTGCAGCTCGCGCTGCTGGAGAAGCGGCTCGCCGTCCGGCGGATCACGATCTCGGTGACCGACGCGGCACGCGCCTGGCTGGCCGAGACCGGCTACGACCCGGCGTACGGCGCCCGGCCCCTGCGGCGGCTGATCCAGTCCGCCATCGGCGACCCGCTCGCCCGGCTGCTGATCGCCGGCCAGGTCACCGACGGCGGTGCGGTGACGGTCGACGTCGGCGACGACGGGTTGTCACTCCTCGCTGGTTGA
- a CDS encoding reprolysin-like metallopeptidase, whose product MTTTRQKFTGVAGLCAIALAVTTAPVTTAVATAEEKTRTVELLSAAPATRGAEAPDGARSRSVRVDAAALRDVRAGDRVSLTLFDDTTVTAAIDGRTSVDGVTSWTGSVVGSLGTFAAAEVDGVAHLSVTSAADGAFEVSTTRGGDYEVVEIPAMPQPGDDAIDVRAADGEHADGADHAAPAGDAPSTPAPAAGQAPVAADAPSVVDVAIVYPANLPGTVGGAEAMQAQFVLGITQTNQALTASGVPTQVRLVGTRQVAATPSSSLTTNYYALAKPGDGVFDEAQALREETHADLVSLWLGGAYPSGSFCGLGSLGGTQPEHDPETAAWTVLWADKCATGNLTFAHEIGHNLSADHDAGASSPPSGGKSYARGYVDVAGNFLTVMSYPNSCPECVRIGNFSNPNVSRNGRPTGTAAAFNALAAQEQAVAVANYRQSQIYPGAVAMGGQARSGRTVTAATTPWAPAVALGYQWFLDGVPVAGATTASFKLSRGDIGRTLSLQVTGSAPYYAPVAASSAPVVVGKALFWTSRPKLRGTPRAGRVLSVKIKGWKPKPAKKSVKVRYQWLKNGKKIKGAKKATYRLRAKDRGKKISVRVTTRKKGYEKATRTSKKVKVRR is encoded by the coding sequence ATGACCACCACCCGCCAGAAGTTCACCGGCGTCGCCGGCCTCTGTGCGATCGCGCTCGCCGTGACCACGGCGCCCGTGACCACGGCCGTCGCCACGGCCGAGGAGAAGACCCGCACCGTCGAGCTGCTGAGCGCCGCTCCGGCCACCCGCGGCGCCGAGGCGCCCGACGGAGCCCGATCGCGCTCCGTCCGCGTCGACGCGGCAGCGCTGCGCGACGTACGCGCCGGCGACCGCGTGAGCCTGACGCTGTTCGACGACACCACCGTCACCGCCGCGATCGACGGCCGCACCTCCGTCGACGGCGTCACGTCGTGGACCGGCTCGGTCGTCGGCTCCCTCGGCACCTTCGCTGCCGCCGAGGTCGACGGCGTCGCCCACCTGAGCGTCACCTCGGCCGCCGACGGCGCCTTCGAGGTGAGCACCACCCGCGGCGGCGACTACGAGGTCGTCGAGATCCCGGCGATGCCGCAGCCCGGCGACGACGCGATCGACGTCCGCGCCGCGGACGGCGAGCACGCCGACGGGGCCGACCACGCGGCGCCCGCGGGTGACGCCCCGTCCACGCCGGCCCCGGCCGCGGGCCAGGCGCCGGTCGCCGCGGACGCCCCGTCGGTCGTCGACGTGGCCATCGTCTACCCGGCGAACCTGCCGGGGACGGTCGGCGGCGCCGAGGCGATGCAGGCGCAGTTCGTCCTCGGCATCACCCAGACCAACCAGGCCCTCACGGCGTCCGGCGTCCCCACCCAGGTGCGACTGGTGGGCACCCGCCAGGTCGCCGCGACCCCGTCGTCCTCGCTGACGACCAACTACTACGCGCTCGCCAAGCCCGGCGACGGCGTCTTCGACGAGGCACAGGCGCTGCGTGAGGAGACCCACGCCGACCTGGTCAGCCTCTGGCTCGGTGGCGCGTACCCGTCGGGCTCGTTCTGCGGGCTCGGCTCGCTGGGCGGCACCCAGCCGGAGCACGACCCCGAGACTGCTGCCTGGACGGTCCTCTGGGCCGACAAGTGCGCCACCGGCAACCTCACCTTCGCCCACGAGATCGGCCACAACCTGAGCGCCGACCACGACGCCGGCGCGTCCTCGCCGCCGAGCGGTGGCAAGTCGTACGCCCGGGGCTACGTCGACGTCGCCGGCAACTTCCTGACGGTGATGTCCTACCCGAACAGCTGCCCCGAGTGCGTGCGCATCGGCAACTTCTCCAACCCCAACGTCAGCCGCAACGGCCGACCCACCGGCACGGCTGCCGCGTTCAACGCGCTCGCGGCCCAGGAGCAGGCCGTCGCCGTCGCCAACTACCGCCAGTCGCAGATCTACCCCGGCGCCGTCGCGATGGGCGGCCAGGCCCGGTCCGGCAGGACGGTCACCGCGGCCACCACCCCGTGGGCCCCGGCAGTGGCGCTGGGCTACCAGTGGTTCCTCGACGGCGTTCCCGTGGCGGGTGCCACCACCGCCAGCTTCAAGCTGTCCCGCGGGGACATCGGTCGCACCCTGAGCCTCCAGGTCACCGGCTCGGCTCCCTACTACGCACCCGTGGCGGCGTCCTCGGCCCCGGTCGTGGTCGGCAAGGCGCTCTTCTGGACGTCGCGACCCAAGCTCCGCGGCACGCCGCGCGCCGGGCGGGTCCTGTCGGTGAAGATCAAGGGCTGGAAGCCCAAGCCGGCCAAGAAGAGCGTCAAGGTGCGCTACCAGTGGCTGAAGAACGGAAAGAAGATCAAGGGGGCCAAGAAGGCCACCTACCGCCTGCGGGCCAAGGACCGCGGCAAGAAGATCTCGGTCCGGGTCACGACCAGGAAGAAGGGCTACGAGAAGGCGACGCGGACCTCCAAAAAGGTCAAGGTCCGCCGCTGA
- a CDS encoding oxidoreductase, which translates to MTTIYEAAGGMAVFVRLAEATHQRCLADPLLNHPFSHADNQPDHTERLAAYWAEALGGPPTYTAEWGGSESHVQRLHAGEGEYAVEAGPRFAQCVVDSFDEAGVPDDPEVRRAVAAYVAWAATGPFQAWPDSADDVPDDLTMPHWDWDGPVS; encoded by the coding sequence GTGACCACGATCTACGAGGCGGCAGGCGGCATGGCGGTCTTCGTACGGCTGGCCGAGGCGACCCACCAGCGCTGCCTGGCCGACCCGTTGCTCAACCACCCGTTCTCCCACGCCGACAACCAGCCCGACCACACGGAGCGGCTGGCGGCCTACTGGGCCGAGGCCCTCGGCGGTCCGCCGACGTACACCGCCGAGTGGGGCGGCAGCGAGTCGCACGTGCAGCGGCTGCACGCAGGCGAGGGCGAGTACGCCGTCGAGGCCGGTCCCCGCTTCGCCCAGTGCGTGGTCGACTCGTTCGACGAGGCCGGGGTGCCCGACGACCCGGAGGTACGCCGGGCGGTCGCCGCCTACGTCGCGTGGGCGGCGACCGGGCCGTTCCAGGCATGGCCCGACTCCGCGGACGACGTCCCCGACGACCTGACGATGCCGCACTGGGACTGGGACGGGCCCGTCAGCTGA